In Kitasatospora sp. NBC_00240, the following are encoded in one genomic region:
- a CDS encoding APC family permease → MRSEELGETLLPKRLALPIFASDPLSSVAYATQEILLVLTVGGTAFLYLTPWVAAGVVALMAVVVMSYRQVVHAYPSGGGSYEVVSKNLGANSGLVVAASLLVDYVMTVAVSVASGVDNIISAFNGLADYRVLLAVGFVAVLAAMNLRGVRESGNAFAAPTYLFIGAMLLMIATGLVRVVFGDAPVAESAAFGVEPEHGKDALAGLGLLLLGLRAFASGCTALTGVEAISNGVPAFRAPKSRNAASTMAVMGITAVVMFVGVTALALVAKVHYVDDACQLTGLAGDCSTYTQQTVIAQLAASVFGGSDSILFYLIQAATALVLILAANTAFNGFPLLSSILAEHRYLPRQLHTRGDRLAFSNGIIALAVVAGGLLWLYQADVTSLIHLYILGVFTSFTLSQIGMVRHWNRALATETDAQVRGAAQRSRIINGLGAVTTALVLVIVLLTKFTQGAWLAVVAAVVLWLMMRGIRRHYDTVAEELAVEDPQAESARPSRVHGIVLVSKLHKPTLRAIGYAEAFRPDTLEAVTVAVEKDSTDELRAQWDEFGIRVPLKVLDSPFREITKPVVGYVRGVRQGNPRDAVAVFIPEYVVGHWWENLLHNQSALWLKSRLLFTPGVMVISVPWQLSSAPRADRPARRAPGAVRRGEPVRTKAVPESEKV, encoded by the coding sequence ATGCGCAGCGAGGAACTGGGCGAGACCCTGCTCCCGAAGCGACTGGCGCTGCCGATCTTCGCGTCCGACCCGCTCTCCTCGGTGGCCTACGCCACCCAGGAGATCCTGCTGGTGCTCACCGTCGGCGGCACCGCCTTCCTCTATCTGACCCCCTGGGTCGCGGCGGGCGTCGTCGCGCTGATGGCCGTCGTGGTGATGTCCTACCGCCAGGTGGTGCACGCCTACCCGAGCGGGGGCGGCTCCTACGAGGTGGTCTCCAAGAACCTGGGTGCGAACTCGGGCCTGGTGGTGGCGGCCTCGTTGCTGGTCGACTACGTGATGACCGTCGCGGTGTCGGTGGCGTCCGGCGTCGACAACATCATCTCGGCCTTCAACGGTCTGGCCGACTACCGGGTCCTGCTTGCCGTGGGGTTCGTGGCTGTCCTGGCCGCGATGAACCTGCGGGGTGTCCGGGAGTCGGGCAACGCGTTCGCCGCGCCGACGTACCTGTTCATCGGGGCCATGCTGCTGATGATCGCCACCGGTCTGGTCCGGGTGGTGTTCGGGGATGCGCCGGTCGCCGAGAGCGCGGCTTTCGGGGTCGAACCGGAGCACGGCAAGGACGCCCTGGCCGGTCTCGGCCTGCTGCTGCTCGGCCTGCGGGCCTTCGCCTCCGGCTGTACGGCGCTGACCGGCGTGGAGGCGATATCCAACGGCGTGCCCGCCTTCCGGGCGCCCAAGTCGCGCAACGCCGCCAGCACGATGGCCGTCATGGGCATCACCGCGGTGGTGATGTTCGTCGGGGTCACCGCGCTCGCCCTGGTCGCGAAGGTGCACTACGTCGACGACGCCTGCCAGCTCACCGGCCTCGCCGGCGACTGCTCGACGTACACCCAGCAGACCGTGATCGCGCAGCTGGCGGCCTCCGTCTTCGGCGGCAGCGACAGCATCCTCTTCTACCTGATCCAGGCAGCCACCGCGCTGGTGCTGATCCTGGCCGCCAACACCGCCTTCAACGGGTTCCCGCTGCTGTCCTCGATCCTCGCCGAGCACCGCTACCTGCCCCGGCAACTGCACACCCGCGGCGACCGGCTGGCCTTCTCCAACGGCATCATCGCCCTCGCGGTGGTGGCCGGCGGCCTGCTCTGGCTCTACCAGGCGGACGTCACCAGCCTGATCCACCTCTACATCCTCGGCGTCTTCACCTCCTTCACGCTGTCCCAGATCGGCATGGTCCGGCACTGGAACCGGGCGCTGGCCACCGAGACCGACGCCCAGGTGCGGGGCGCCGCGCAGCGCTCGCGGATCATCAACGGCCTGGGCGCGGTGACCACCGCCCTGGTGCTGGTGATCGTGCTGCTGACCAAGTTCACCCAGGGCGCCTGGCTGGCGGTGGTCGCCGCGGTCGTGCTCTGGCTGATGATGCGCGGCATCCGCCGGCACTACGACACCGTCGCCGAGGAACTGGCCGTCGAGGACCCGCAGGCCGAGTCGGCCCGGCCGTCCCGGGTGCACGGCATCGTGCTGGTCTCCAAGCTGCACAAGCCCACCCTGCGGGCGATCGGCTACGCCGAGGCGTTCCGCCCGGACACCCTGGAGGCCGTCACGGTCGCGGTCGAGAAGGACTCCACCGACGAGCTGAGGGCTCAGTGGGACGAGTTCGGAATTCGCGTGCCGCTGAAGGTGCTGGACTCGCCGTTCCGCGAGATCACCAAGCCGGTCGTCGGGTATGTTCGCGGCGTCCGACAGGGCAACCCCCGTGACGCCGTCGCCGTGTTCATCCCGGAGTACGTGGTCGGCCACTGGTGGGAGAACCTGCTGCACAACCAGTCGGCGCTCTGGCTGAAGAGCCGCTTGCTGTTCACCCCCGGGGTCATGGTCATCAGCGTGCCCTGGCAGCTCTCCTCGGCCCCCAGGGCCGACCGTCCGGCCCGCCGGGCCCCGGGCGCGGTGCGCCGTGGCGAGCCGGTGCGGACGAAGGCCGTCCCGGAGTCCGAGAAGGTCTGA
- the kdpF gene encoding K(+)-transporting ATPase subunit F: MSAENIAGLLVAAALVGYLVLALIHPEKF; the protein is encoded by the coding sequence GTGAGCGCCGAGAACATCGCAGGTCTCCTCGTCGCCGCCGCGCTCGTCGGCTACCTCGTTCTGGCGCTGATCCACCCGGAGAAGTTCTGA
- the lysA gene encoding diaminopimelate decarboxylase, which produces MTLTPVRGCLYADEPDTTPGTPIGTPWPASAQDGPAGLTVAGVALADAADRFGTPLYVLDEDEVRSRCRAYRTALPGAEVLYAAKAFLCSALADWIAEEGLGLDVCSEGELRLAAAAGFPPERILLHGNAKSPEELRLARRLRVGRIVVDSLAEIPRLAALSSSDTPQRVLVRVVPGVAAGHHEAVRTGVAGQKFGFALEGGDALEAVRRILAQPGLVLAGLHCHLGSQIPSVEPYLTAVDRLVELLAAIRDEHGVQLPELDLGGGHAVTYLPGEAALDLDEFAALVPVRLADACKRRRLDVPRLVVEPGRAVIAPAAVAVYRVLTVKHTADGRVYAAVDGGMSDNPRPALYGARYAVRLVGRTSTAAVREVDVVGRHCEAGDVLVRAARLPADLRPGDLLAVPAAGAYQLSMASGYNLVGRPALAAVRSGRARLLIRRESVEDFRAREVGR; this is translated from the coding sequence ATGACCCTCACCCCCGTCCGCGGCTGCCTGTACGCCGACGAACCCGACACCACCCCCGGTACCCCCATCGGCACCCCCTGGCCGGCCTCGGCCCAGGACGGCCCCGCCGGGCTCACCGTCGCCGGGGTCGCCCTCGCCGACGCCGCCGACCGCTTCGGAACACCGCTCTACGTCCTCGACGAGGACGAGGTCCGCTCCCGCTGCCGCGCCTACCGCACCGCCCTGCCGGGCGCAGAGGTGCTGTACGCCGCGAAGGCGTTCCTGTGCAGCGCCCTCGCCGACTGGATCGCCGAGGAGGGCCTCGGGCTCGACGTCTGCTCCGAGGGCGAACTGCGCCTGGCCGCCGCGGCCGGCTTCCCGCCCGAGCGGATCCTGCTGCACGGCAACGCCAAGAGCCCCGAGGAGCTGCGGCTCGCCCGGCGCCTGCGGGTCGGGCGGATCGTCGTCGACAGCCTCGCCGAGATCCCCCGGCTCGCGGCCCTGAGCAGTTCGGACACGCCCCAGCGCGTTCTCGTCCGGGTCGTCCCGGGCGTGGCCGCAGGCCACCACGAGGCCGTCCGCACCGGCGTGGCGGGGCAGAAGTTCGGCTTCGCCCTCGAAGGCGGCGACGCTCTGGAAGCCGTCCGGCGCATCCTGGCCCAACCCGGCCTGGTCCTGGCCGGACTGCACTGCCACCTCGGCTCCCAGATCCCCTCCGTCGAGCCGTACCTCACCGCCGTCGACCGCCTCGTCGAACTCCTCGCGGCGATCCGCGACGAGCACGGCGTCCAGCTGCCGGAGCTCGACCTCGGCGGTGGGCACGCGGTGACCTACCTCCCCGGGGAGGCCGCGCTGGACCTCGACGAGTTCGCCGCGCTCGTCCCCGTCCGACTGGCCGATGCCTGCAAACGCCGCCGCCTGGACGTCCCCCGCCTGGTCGTCGAGCCCGGCCGGGCGGTCATCGCGCCAGCCGCGGTCGCGGTCTACCGGGTGCTGACGGTCAAGCACACCGCCGACGGCCGGGTGTACGCCGCGGTCGACGGCGGCATGAGCGACAACCCCCGGCCCGCCCTGTACGGGGCCCGGTACGCGGTGCGCCTGGTCGGCCGCACCTCCACCGCCGCCGTACGGGAGGTCGACGTGGTCGGCCGCCACTGCGAGGCCGGCGACGTCCTGGTCCGGGCTGCCCGCCTGCCTGCCGACCTGCGCCCGGGCGACCTGCTGGCGGTCCCCGCCGCCGGCGCCTACCAGCTCTCGATGGCCTCCGGCTACAACCTGGTCGGCCGCCCCGCACTCGCCGCCGTCCGCAGCGGTCGGGCCCGGCTGCTGATCCGGCGTGAGAGCGTCGAGGACTTCCGCGCCCGCGAGGTCGGCCGCTGA
- a CDS encoding SAV_915 family protein, with product MTNTTPAPTEPEEPRPVLHVPVRAVGAAYALRLFKQRDGSRCAVAFTSATALTTLLGPTQRSVRLAEPALRALATPLGTTTLVIDPQLVAPPVAPHTAARTSRTAGHAAPRFPALQPQR from the coding sequence ATGACCAACACCACCCCGGCCCCTACGGAGCCCGAAGAACCCCGGCCCGTACTGCACGTCCCGGTCCGAGCCGTGGGAGCCGCGTACGCACTGCGGCTCTTCAAGCAGCGCGACGGCAGCCGCTGCGCCGTCGCGTTCACCTCGGCCACCGCGCTGACGACGCTGCTCGGGCCCACCCAGCGCTCCGTCCGACTCGCCGAACCCGCCCTGCGCGCCCTGGCGACACCGCTCGGCACCACCACGCTGGTCATCGACCCCCAGCTGGTCGCCCCGCCCGTCGCCCCGCACACCGCGGCGCGGACCTCCCGCACCGCCGGGCACGCGGCGCCCCGTTTCCCCGCCCTGCAGCCCCAGCGATGA
- a CDS encoding universal stress protein: MTDLDGVGRGEQRPGRIVVGVSGSLGSLAALHRAVAESRRTGSEVMAVLAWIPPGGEHGYRLAPCPPLLATWEEAAAVRLKEALGEAFGGAPADVRLSAQVIRGDSGPALVHTADRAADLLVVGAGGGSLLRRGLRPSVTAHCVKHAACPVLAVPRPPLHRELAAIHRRTVWHLPTTPAPSR; this comes from the coding sequence ATGACGGACCTGGACGGGGTCGGCCGCGGCGAGCAGCGGCCCGGGCGGATCGTGGTCGGTGTGAGTGGATCGCTCGGCAGCCTGGCAGCGCTGCACCGGGCTGTCGCCGAGAGTCGCCGCACCGGCTCCGAGGTAATGGCGGTGCTCGCCTGGATCCCGCCGGGCGGTGAGCACGGCTACCGGCTGGCGCCCTGCCCGCCCCTGCTGGCGACCTGGGAGGAGGCCGCGGCGGTGCGTCTGAAGGAGGCCCTCGGCGAGGCGTTCGGCGGAGCGCCCGCGGACGTGCGTCTCTCCGCCCAGGTCATCCGCGGGGACAGCGGCCCCGCCTTGGTGCACACCGCGGACCGCGCGGCCGACCTGCTGGTGGTCGGAGCCGGCGGCGGCAGCCTGCTGCGCCGCGGGCTTCGGCCTTCCGTGACGGCGCACTGCGTCAAACACGCGGCCTGCCCGGTGCTCGCCGTGCCGAGGCCTCCGCTCCACCGTGAACTGGCGGCCATCCATCGGCGCACCGTCTGGCACCTGCCGACCACTCCGGCCCCGAGCCGCTGA
- a CDS encoding SDR family NAD(P)-dependent oxidoreductase yields MSAVLSSHVSSARSALVTGASSGIGWETARLLAGHGVTVIVHARTAHEGEDAVERLVAAGASRDRLHLVAADFTRLVEVAVLAGTVAAAFPALDLLVNNAAIMAPERCTLSEDGNEVSLQVNFLAAHLLARLLREPLAAAGDARIVNVSSSLHRTASMNWSDPNRARRYSRVAAYAQSQLALTMATRDMAPEDSGITAVSVNPGLCDTALLPLYGRVGAPPADGAAAVVKLCLPDFRLTHGEYYDGGDIARSAQVVHEERSLRRLTRLADQLVTQA; encoded by the coding sequence ATGTCCGCAGTCCTTTCCTCCCACGTGTCGTCCGCCCGCTCGGCCCTGGTCACCGGTGCCTCTTCAGGGATCGGCTGGGAGACCGCCCGCCTGCTCGCCGGGCACGGTGTCACCGTCATCGTGCACGCCCGCACCGCTCATGAGGGTGAGGACGCCGTCGAGCGGCTGGTCGCCGCAGGAGCGTCCCGGGACCGGCTCCACCTGGTCGCGGCCGACTTCACGCGTCTCGTCGAGGTCGCCGTACTGGCCGGCACGGTCGCCGCGGCCTTCCCAGCTCTCGATCTGCTGGTCAACAACGCGGCGATCATGGCACCGGAGCGGTGCACGCTGTCGGAGGACGGCAACGAGGTCTCGCTCCAGGTGAACTTCCTCGCTGCCCACCTGCTGGCCAGGCTGCTCCGGGAACCTCTCGCGGCGGCCGGGGACGCCCGGATCGTCAACGTCTCCTCCTCGCTGCACCGCACCGCGTCGATGAACTGGAGCGACCCCAACCGGGCCAGGAGGTACTCCCGGGTCGCCGCGTACGCCCAGTCCCAGCTCGCGCTCACCATGGCCACCCGCGACATGGCCCCCGAGGACTCGGGCATCACCGCCGTCAGCGTCAATCCCGGTCTCTGCGACACCGCCCTGCTCCCGCTGTACGGGCGGGTCGGCGCGCCGCCGGCGGACGGAGCGGCGGCCGTCGTGAAGCTCTGCCTGCCGGACTTCCGCCTCACCCACGGCGAGTACTACGACGGCGGCGACATCGCCCGGAGCGCCCAGGTCGTCCACGAGGAGCGCTCACTGCGCCGCCTCACCAGGCTCGCCGACCAGCTGGTCACCCAGGCCTGA
- a CDS encoding APC family permease — MFGATDAQRSTHPAGEADPPDTGIPPERQRDRLTALGGLAALSLDAMASVAYGPESIVLVLAAAGSYGLGFTLPVTVSIAVLLAVLVASYRQVIAAFPDGGGSYAVAKAHLGRRTALTAAASLVIDYILNVAVSVTAGVAALTSAFPGLYEQRVWLCLAVLAVVTAVNLRGIAESARWFMAPTAVFVLSILAIIVIGLFRDAPASTEAAAGHASALAGNATAVGALLLLKAFAAGCSALTGVEAVANAVPSFRTPRVKRAQHTEVALGGLLGVMLIGLAVLIGRFHLQPVEGVTVLAQLADASLGHGFGFYLVQFATVILLGLAANTSFGGLPVLLRLLARDNHLPHVFALRADHQVHRHGVLFLSLASAALLVGSGGDVNSLVPLFAIGVFVGFTICQVGMVRHWNGERGRGWQGKALLNGFGALLTGVAALVVTGTKFTEGAWGVCLALPLLVLLFEAVHRAYARIGDRLELGRVPGPVTRQRSLVVVPVTVITRLTRDALSAAVSLGDEVLAVTVVHTAPDAEDQQAAETLRRDWELWRPGVPLIEVPDGHRRLGPPLAAFVNELAAEHVYDRITVLIPEVEPARLWQRALQNQRGAVIDRALRRHTDAVVCRLRMRM; from the coding sequence ATGTTCGGTGCCACCGACGCGCAGCGGTCCACCCACCCCGCCGGCGAGGCGGATCCCCCCGATACCGGCATACCGCCGGAGCGGCAGCGCGACCGGCTGACCGCGCTCGGCGGCCTGGCGGCCCTCTCGTTGGACGCGATGGCGTCGGTGGCGTACGGACCCGAGTCGATCGTCCTGGTACTGGCGGCGGCCGGCTCGTACGGACTGGGGTTCACCCTGCCGGTCACCGTCTCGATCGCCGTGCTGCTGGCCGTCCTGGTCGCCTCCTACCGGCAGGTGATCGCGGCCTTCCCGGACGGCGGCGGGTCCTACGCCGTCGCCAAGGCCCACCTCGGCAGACGGACGGCGCTGACGGCCGCCGCCTCCCTGGTGATCGACTACATCCTGAACGTGGCGGTGTCCGTCACGGCCGGGGTCGCCGCCCTGACCTCGGCGTTTCCCGGCCTCTACGAGCAGCGGGTCTGGCTCTGCCTGGCGGTTCTCGCCGTGGTCACCGCCGTCAACCTGCGGGGGATCGCGGAGTCCGCGCGCTGGTTCATGGCACCGACGGCCGTCTTCGTCCTCTCGATCCTGGCGATCATCGTCATCGGCCTGTTCCGGGACGCGCCCGCCTCCACCGAGGCCGCCGCCGGTCACGCCTCGGCGCTGGCAGGCAACGCCACCGCGGTCGGCGCGCTGCTGCTGCTCAAGGCGTTCGCCGCCGGCTGCTCGGCGCTCACCGGCGTGGAGGCCGTCGCGAACGCCGTCCCGTCCTTCCGGACGCCTCGCGTGAAGCGCGCGCAGCACACCGAGGTCGCGCTCGGCGGCCTGCTCGGCGTGATGCTGATCGGCCTGGCCGTCCTGATCGGCCGCTTCCACCTCCAGCCGGTGGAGGGGGTCACCGTCCTCGCGCAACTGGCGGACGCCTCGCTCGGCCACGGCTTCGGCTTCTACCTGGTGCAGTTCGCCACCGTGATCCTGCTCGGGCTGGCGGCCAACACCTCCTTCGGCGGCCTGCCCGTCCTGCTGCGCCTGCTGGCCCGCGACAACCACCTGCCGCACGTCTTCGCGCTGCGCGCCGACCACCAGGTGCACCGCCACGGCGTGCTCTTCCTCTCGCTGGCCTCGGCCGCCCTGCTGGTCGGCTCCGGCGGCGACGTGAACAGCCTGGTCCCGCTCTTCGCGATCGGTGTCTTCGTCGGCTTCACGATCTGCCAGGTGGGCATGGTCAGGCACTGGAACGGGGAGCGTGGCCGCGGCTGGCAGGGCAAGGCACTGCTCAACGGCTTCGGCGCACTGCTCACCGGCGTGGCGGCCCTGGTCGTCACCGGTACCAAGTTCACCGAGGGCGCCTGGGGTGTCTGCCTGGCGCTCCCCCTGCTCGTCCTGCTGTTCGAGGCCGTCCACCGTGCGTACGCCAGGATCGGCGACCGGCTGGAACTCGGTCGGGTGCCCGGACCGGTCACCCGCCAGCGCTCGCTGGTCGTCGTCCCGGTCACCGTGATCACCCGGCTCACCCGGGACGCCCTGAGCGCCGCCGTCTCGCTCGGCGACGAAGTCCTCGCGGTCACCGTCGTCCACACCGCCCCCGACGCCGAGGACCAGCAGGCGGCCGAGACCCTGCGTCGCGACTGGGAACTGTGGCGGCCCGGAGTCCCGCTGATCGAGGTGCCCGACGGGCACCGGCGACTCGGCCCGCCGCTGGCGGCGTTCGTCAACGAACTCGCCGCCGAGCACGTCTACGACCGGATCACCGTCCTGATCCCCGAGGTCGAGCCTGCCCGGCTCTGGCAGCGCGCCCTGCAGAACCAGCGCGGCGCCGTCATCGACCGCGCACTGCGCCGCCACACGGACGCGGTGGTGTGCCGACTGCGGATGCGGATGTAG
- the kdpA gene encoding potassium-transporting ATPase subunit KdpA: MSSTLAGWLQALALVGALALCYRPLGDYIAGLLTTAKHLKAERGIYRLIGVDGDADQRWPVYLRSVLAFSAVSILFLYGLIRLQTFLLLNLGVPQMPGHQAWNTAISFVTNTNWQSYSGESAMGHLVQMAGLAVQNFVSAAVGIAVVAALIRGFTRNRTDRVGNFWVDLTRIVLRLLLPLAIVFALVLVANGVVQNFHGFHEVATLAGDPQSIPGGPVASQEVIKELGTNGGGFYNANSAHPFENPTGFTNVLEIFLLLVIPFALPRAFGRMVGDNRQGYAIVAVMGLFWVASAALITFAEAQHGGTALNAAGAAMEGKEQRFGIAASGLFAASTTLTSTGAVNSFHDSFTPFGGGLTIFNMMLGEIAPGGTGSGLYGMLILAIVAVFVAGLMVGRTPEYLGKKLGGREMKFASLYILTTPSIVLIGAGVAMALPGERAGMLNSGPHGFSEVLYAFTSAANNNGSAFAGITVNTDWYDTALGLAMVFGRFLPMVFVLALAGSLAQQQPVPATPGTLPTHKPLFVGLLSGVVLIVVGLTYFPALALGPIAEGLH, from the coding sequence ATGAGCTCCACACTCGCGGGCTGGCTGCAAGCTCTCGCCCTCGTCGGCGCGCTGGCCCTGTGCTACCGCCCTCTCGGCGACTACATCGCCGGACTCCTCACCACCGCCAAGCACCTCAAGGCCGAGCGCGGCATCTACCGCCTCATAGGCGTCGACGGTGACGCCGACCAGCGCTGGCCGGTCTACCTCCGCTCGGTCCTGGCCTTCTCGGCCGTCTCGATCCTCTTCCTCTACGGCTTGATCCGCCTCCAGACCTTCCTGCTGCTGAACCTGGGCGTCCCGCAGATGCCCGGCCACCAGGCCTGGAACACCGCGATCTCCTTCGTCACCAACACCAACTGGCAGTCCTACAGCGGCGAGTCCGCGATGGGCCACCTGGTGCAGATGGCCGGCCTGGCGGTGCAGAACTTCGTCTCCGCCGCCGTCGGCATCGCCGTCGTGGCGGCTCTGATCCGGGGCTTCACCCGCAACCGCACCGACCGGGTCGGCAACTTCTGGGTCGACCTGACCCGGATCGTGCTGCGCCTGCTGCTGCCGCTCGCCATCGTCTTCGCCCTCGTCCTGGTGGCGAACGGCGTGGTGCAGAACTTCCACGGCTTCCACGAGGTGGCGACGCTCGCCGGCGACCCGCAGTCGATCCCGGGCGGCCCGGTGGCCTCGCAGGAGGTCATCAAGGAGCTGGGCACCAACGGCGGCGGCTTCTACAACGCCAACTCCGCGCACCCGTTCGAGAACCCGACCGGCTTCACCAACGTGCTGGAGATCTTCCTGCTGCTGGTGATCCCGTTCGCACTGCCCCGGGCCTTCGGCCGGATGGTCGGCGACAACCGCCAGGGTTATGCGATCGTCGCCGTGATGGGCCTGTTCTGGGTCGCCTCCGCGGCGCTGATCACCTTCGCCGAGGCGCAGCACGGCGGCACGGCCCTGAACGCGGCGGGCGCGGCGATGGAGGGCAAGGAGCAGCGATTCGGCATCGCGGCCTCCGGCCTCTTCGCGGCGTCGACGACGTTGACCTCCACCGGCGCGGTGAACTCCTTCCACGACTCGTTCACGCCGTTCGGCGGTGGCCTGACGATCTTCAACATGATGCTCGGCGAGATCGCGCCCGGCGGTACCGGCTCCGGCCTGTACGGGATGCTGATCCTGGCGATCGTCGCGGTCTTCGTGGCCGGTCTGATGGTCGGCCGCACCCCCGAGTACCTCGGCAAGAAGCTCGGCGGCCGGGAGATGAAGTTCGCCTCCCTCTACATCCTCACCACCCCGAGCATCGTGCTGATCGGCGCGGGCGTCGCGATGGCGCTGCCCGGCGAGCGGGCCGGGATGCTGAACTCCGGTCCGCACGGCTTCTCCGAGGTGCTGTACGCCTTCACCTCGGCCGCCAACAACAACGGTTCGGCGTTCGCCGGCATCACCGTCAACACCGACTGGTACGACACCGCGCTGGGTCTGGCGATGGTGTTCGGCCGGTTCCTGCCGATGGTGTTCGTGCTCGCGCTGGCGGGTTCGCTCGCCCAGCAGCAGCCGGTTCCCGCCACTCCGGGCACCCTGCCCACCCACAAGCCGCTGTTCGTGGGCCTGCTGTCGGGCGTCGTCCTGATCGTCGTCGGCCTCACCTACTTCCCGGCCCTGGCTCTCGGGCCGATCGCGGAAGGTCTGCACTGA
- the kdpB gene encoding potassium-transporting ATPase subunit KdpB, giving the protein MLAPAPEKDPTTSPAPQPPPVRRHRAASGLFDPKQLLTSLPEALHKLHPRVMVKNPVMFVVEVGSALTTLSALVSPSVFAWLISLWLWLTVVFANLAEAVAEGRGKAQAASLRRARTGTVARRLLRWRVGLERCPEERVPAEELLLYDFVVVEAGETVPGDGDVVEGVAAVDESAITGESAPVIREAGGDRSAVTGGTKVLSDRIVVRITSKPGLTFIDRMIALVEGAERKKTPNEIALNLLLASLTVVFILSVVTLQPMAVFAGAEQSTTVLVALLVALIPTTIGALLSAIGIAGMDRLVQRNVLAMSGRAVEAAGDVDVLLLDKTGTITLGNRQAVRFVRLAGVSDSQLAEAAQLSSLADETPEGRSIIVLAKERYGLRARAAGELGRMEFVPFSAQTRMSGVDLNWTDAPPVLVRKGAAAAVAAWVHERGGQVPPQAFEIVDVIAAGGGTPLMVAVHDRHGARPLGVIQLKDVVKDGIGERFAELRRMGIRTVMVTGDNPLTARAIAAEAGVDHFLAEATPEDKLALIRQEQEGGKLVAMTGDGTNDAPALAQADVGVAMNTGTSAAKEAGNMVDLDSNPTKLIDIVEIGKQLLITRGALTTFSIANDVAKYFAIIPAMFAGAYPGLRHLNVMDLHSPASAITSAIIFNALIIVALIPLALRGVRYRPASASDLLGRNLRVYGLGGLVLPFVGIKLIDLLVQFVPGL; this is encoded by the coding sequence ATGCTTGCACCGGCTCCTGAGAAGGACCCCACCACCTCCCCGGCACCGCAACCGCCACCGGTCCGCCGCCACCGTGCCGCCAGCGGTCTCTTCGACCCGAAACAGCTGCTCACCTCCCTGCCGGAGGCGCTGCACAAGCTTCATCCGCGGGTGATGGTGAAGAACCCGGTGATGTTCGTCGTCGAGGTCGGCTCGGCCCTCACCACGCTCTCCGCCCTGGTGTCGCCGAGCGTCTTCGCCTGGCTGATCAGCCTGTGGCTCTGGCTGACCGTCGTCTTCGCCAACCTCGCGGAGGCCGTGGCCGAGGGCCGCGGCAAGGCCCAGGCCGCGTCCCTGCGAAGGGCCAGGACGGGCACGGTGGCGCGGCGGCTCCTCCGATGGCGCGTCGGTCTGGAGCGCTGCCCCGAGGAGCGGGTGCCTGCGGAGGAGCTGCTGCTGTACGACTTCGTGGTCGTCGAGGCGGGGGAGACCGTCCCGGGTGACGGCGACGTGGTGGAAGGCGTCGCGGCCGTCGACGAGTCCGCGATCACCGGCGAGTCGGCCCCCGTCATCCGCGAGGCCGGCGGTGACCGCAGTGCCGTCACCGGCGGTACCAAGGTGCTCTCGGACCGGATCGTCGTCCGGATCACGTCCAAGCCCGGGCTGACCTTCATCGACCGTATGATCGCCCTGGTCGAGGGCGCCGAGCGTAAGAAGACCCCGAACGAGATCGCCCTCAACCTGCTGCTCGCCTCCCTCACGGTCGTCTTCATCCTCAGCGTCGTCACGCTCCAGCCGATGGCCGTCTTCGCCGGCGCCGAGCAGAGCACCACCGTCCTGGTCGCCCTGCTGGTGGCGTTGATCCCGACCACGATCGGCGCGCTGCTCTCGGCGATCGGTATCGCCGGGATGGACCGCCTCGTCCAGCGCAACGTGCTGGCGATGTCCGGCCGGGCGGTGGAGGCGGCCGGTGACGTGGACGTGCTCCTCCTCGACAAGACCGGAACGATCACCTTGGGCAACCGGCAGGCGGTCCGCTTCGTCCGGCTCGCCGGGGTGTCGGACAGCCAGCTCGCCGAGGCCGCCCAGCTGTCCAGCCTCGCTGACGAGACCCCCGAGGGCCGCTCGATCATCGTGCTCGCCAAGGAGAGGTACGGCCTGCGGGCCCGCGCCGCGGGCGAGCTGGGCCGGATGGAGTTCGTCCCGTTCAGCGCGCAGACCAGGATGAGCGGCGTCGACCTGAACTGGACCGACGCGCCACCCGTCCTGGTCCGTAAGGGCGCCGCCGCGGCGGTCGCGGCCTGGGTGCACGAGCGCGGCGGACAGGTCCCGCCGCAGGCGTTCGAGATCGTCGACGTGATCGCGGCGGGTGGCGGCACCCCGTTGATGGTCGCCGTCCACGACCGGCACGGTGCCCGCCCGCTGGGCGTGATCCAGCTCAAGGACGTCGTCAAGGACGGCATCGGCGAGCGGTTCGCCGAGCTGCGCCGGATGGGCATCAGGACCGTCATGGTCACGGGCGACAACCCGCTGACGGCCCGGGCGATCGCGGCGGAGGCAGGGGTCGACCACTTCCTCGCCGAGGCCACCCCGGAGGACAAGCTGGCGCTGATCAGGCAGGAGCAGGAGGGCGGGAAGCTGGTCGCGATGACCGGTGACGGCACGAACGACGCGCCGGCCCTCGCCCAGGCCGATGTCGGCGTGGCGATGAACACCGGCACCTCGGCCGCCAAGGAGGCCGGGAACATGGTGGACCTGGACTCCAACCCCACCAAGCTGATCGACATCGTCGAGATCGGCAAGCAACTGCTCATCACCCGGGGCGCGTTGACGACGTTCTCGATCGCCAACGACGTCGCCAAGTACTTCGCGATCATCCCTGCGATGTTCGCCGGCGCCTACCCGGGCCTGCGACACCTGAACGTCATGGATCTGCACAGTCCTGCTTCGGCGATCACTTCGGCGATCATCTTCAACGCACTGATCATCGTCGCGCTGATCCCGCTCGCCCTGCGCGGTGTCCGCTACCGGCCGGCATCGGCCTCCGACCTGCTCGGCCGAAACCTGCGGGTCTACGGCCTCGGGGGACTGGTCCTGCCGTTCGTCGGCATCAAGCTGATCGACCTGCTGGTGCAGTTCGTCCCCGGTCTCTGA